The following are from one region of the Entelurus aequoreus isolate RoL-2023_Sb linkage group LG17, RoL_Eaeq_v1.1, whole genome shotgun sequence genome:
- the LOC133631803 gene encoding LOW QUALITY PROTEIN: clathrin heavy chain 1-like (The sequence of the model RefSeq protein was modified relative to this genomic sequence to represent the inferred CDS: inserted 1 base in 1 codon) translates to MAQILPIRFQEHLQLQNLGVNPANIGFSYLTMESDKFICIREKVGEQNQVVIVDLSDPTNPIRRPISADSAIMNPTSKVIALKDAAKTLQIFNIEMKSKMKAHTMTEEVMFWKWISVNTVALVTDTAVYHWSMEGDSQPSKVFDRHASLTGCQIINYRTDEQQKWLLLIGISAQQNRVVGAMQLYSVERKVSQPIEGHTAAFGEFKAEGNGKPSTLFCFAVRTQAGGKLHIIEVGQPPAGNQPFAKKAVDVFFPPEAQTDFPVAMQIGSKHGVIYLITKYGYIHLYDLESGVCIYMNRISAETIFVTSPHEANSGIIGVNKKGQVLSVCVEEDNIVNYATNVLQNPDLALRMAVRSNLAGAEELFARKFNTLFAQGSYSEAAKVAASAPKGVLRTAETIRKFQSVPAQPGQASPLLQYFGILLDQGQLNTFESLELCRPVLQQGRKQXLEKWLKEDKLECSEELGDLVKACDPTLALSVYLRANVPNKVIQCFAETGQFQKIVLYAKKVGYTPDWVFLLRNVMRVNPDQGLQFAQMLVQDEEPLANINQIVDVFMEGNQIQLCTSFLLDALKNNRPAEGHLQTRLLEMNLIHAPQVADAILGNQMFTHYDHGHVAQLCEKAGLLQRALEHYTDPYDIKRAVVHTHLLNPEWLVNFFGSLSVDDSLECLRAMLSANIRQNLQLCVQVASKYHEQLGTQALMELFESFKSYEGLFYFLGSIVNFSQEPDVHFKYIQSACKTGQIKEVERICRESNCYDPERVKNFLKEAKLTDQLPLIIVCDRFDFVHDLVLYLYRNSLQKYIEIYVQKVNPSRLPVVIGGLLDVDCAEDVIKNLIMVVRGQFSTDELVGEVEKRNRLKLLLPWLESRIHEGCEEPATHNALAKIYIDSNNTPERFLKENPFYDSAVVGRYCEKRDPHLACVAYERGHCDMDLIKVCNENSLFKSEARYLVRRRDPELWANVLEENNPYKRQLIDQVVQTALSETQDPEEVSVTVKAFMTADLPNELIELLEKIVLDSSVFSEHRNLQNLLILTAIKADRTRVMEYVNRLDNYDAPDIANIAISNELFEEAFAIFKKFDVNTSAVQVLIEHISNLDRAYEFAERCNEAAVWSQLARAQLQRNLVKEAIDSYIKAVDPSAYMEVVNAASKNDNWEDLVKFLQMARKKARESYVETELLFALAKTNRLAELEEFVSGPNNAHIQQPELDAMPPPAPCGPE, encoded by the exons CTGCAGAACCTGGGTGTCAACCCAGCCAACATTGGGTTCAGCTATCTGACCATGGAGTCAGACAAGTTTATCTGCATTAGAGAGAAAGTGGGCGAGCAGAACCAGGTGGTGATTGTGGACCTGTCCGACCCAACCAACCCCATCAGGAGACCTATCTCTGCTGACAGCGCCATCATGAACCCCACCAGCAAGGTCATTGCCTTGAAAG ACG CTGCTAAGACTCTGCAGATCTTTAACATAGAGATGAAGAGCAAGATGAAGGCTCACACAATGACTGAAGAGGTCATGTTCTGGAAGTGGATATCGGTAAATACCGTTGCCTTGGTGACGGACACGGCCGTCTATCATTGGAGCATGGAAGGGGATTCCCAACCAAGCAAAGTATTCGATCGGCACGCCAGTCTAACAGGATGTCAGATTATTAACTACAGAACTGACGAACAACAGAAGTGGCTGCTGTTGATAGGGATTTCTGCACAG CAAAATCGTGTGGTTGGGGCAATGCAGCTGTATTCCGTGGAGAGAAAAGTGTCCCAGCCAATAGAAGGTCACACTGCTGCATTCGGAGAGTTTAAGGCAGAGGGGAACGGCAAACCGTCCACTCTCTTCTGCTTTGCTGTGCGCACACAAGCTGGAGGGAAG CTGCACATTATTGAAGTTGGTCAGCCACCTGCAGGAAACCAGCCATTTGCTAAGAAAGCAGTGGATGTGTTTTTCCCCCCTGAGGCCCAGACAGATTTTCCTGTAGCTATGCAG ATTGGAAGTAAACATGGTGTGATATATTTAATCACCAAGTACGGTTACATTCACCTGTACGACCTAGAGTCAGGAGTGTGCATCTACATGAATAGAATCAGCGCTGAAACCATTTTTGTCACATCGCCTCATGAAGCCAACTCAGGAATTATCGGTGTCAACAAGAAGGGACAA GTATTGTCAGTATGTGTTGAAGAAGACAATATTGTCAACTACGCCACCAACGTCCTCCAGAATCCCGACCTGGCCTTACGAATGGCTGTGAGATCCAACCTTGCTGGTGCTGAGGAGCTTTTTGCCAGGAAGTTCAACACATTGTTTGCCCAGGGAAGTTATTCTGAGGCAGCAAAAGTAGCTGCGTCTGCACCAAAG GGTGTTTTGCGGACAGCAGAGACCATTCGTAAATTCCAGAGTGTGCCAGCCCAACCAGGTCAGGCTTCTCCACTGTTGCAGTACTTTGGTATATTGTTGGACCAGGGTCAGCTCAACACATTTGAGTCGTTGGAGCTGTGCAGGCCTGTCCTGCAGCAGGGCCGCAAGC CTCTGGAGAAGTGGTTGAAGGAGGACAAG CTGGAGTGCTCAGAGGAGTTAGGAGATCTAGTAAAAGCATGTGACCCAACCCTTGCGCTTAGTGTGTACCTCAGAGCTAATGTCCCCAACAAGGTCATTCAGTGCTTTGCTGAGACAGGCCAATTCCAGAAGATAGTCCTGTATGCCAAAAAG GTTGGTTACACCCCTGATTGGGTGTTTTTGCTGAGGAATGTGATGCGTGTCAATCCGGACCAGGGACTGCAATTTGCCCAGATGCTGGTCCAGGACGAAGAACCGCTGGCCAACATTAACCAG ATTGTAGATGTTTTCATGGAAGGCAACCAGATCCAGCTATGCACATCTTTCCTGTTGGATGCTCTAAAGAACAACCGCCCAGCTGAAGGCCACTTACAGACACGCCTGCTTGAGATGAACCTTATACATGCGCCGCAG GTAGCAGATGCTATCTTGGGGAACCAGATGTTCACACACTACGACCATGGCCACGTTGCTCAGCTGTGCGAAAAAGCTGGCCTTCTGCAGAGAGCTCTGGAACACTACACTGACCCTTATGATATCAAACGAGCTGTGGTGCACACGCATCTTCTGAACCCTGAG TGGCTGGTGAACTTCTTTGGCTCTCTGTCGGTGGACGACTCCTTGGAGTGTTTGAGAGCCATGCTATCGGCCAACATTCGGCAGAACCTGCAGCTTTGTGTGCAAGTGGCGTCCAAGTATCACGAGCAGCTGGGGACTCAGGCCCTCATGGAGCTCTTTGAGTCCTTCAAGAGTTATGAGG GCTTGTTTTACTTCCTTGGCTCGATTGTGAATTTCAGCCAAGAACCCGACGTTCACTTCAAGTACATCCAGTCAGCCTGCAAGACAGGACAAATCAAAGAAGTGGAGAGAATCTGCAGAGAGAGCAACTGTTATGACCCAGAGAGGGTTAAGAATTTTCTCAAG GAAGCCAAGCTGACAGACCAGCTTCCTCTTATTATTGTGTGTGACCGCTTTGACTTTGTCCACGACTTGGTGCTCTACCTCTATCGCAACAGTCTGCAAAAATACATTGAAATCTACGTACAGAAA GTTAATCCCAGTCGATTGCCAGTAGTAATAGGAGGCCTGCTGGATGTGGACTGTGCAGAGGATGTCATTAAGAACTTGATAATGGTGGTCAGAGGGCAGTTTTCCACTGATGAGCTTGTAGGGGAAGTGGAGAAGAGAAACAG GTTAAAACTTCTATTGCCATGGTTAGAGTCACGAATACATGAGGGCTGCGAGGAACCGGCCACCCACAATGCTCTGGCCAAGATTTACATTGACAGCAACAACACGCCTGAACGCTTTCTGAAAGAAAACCCGTTCTACGACAGCGCCGTGGTTGGACGCTACTGCGAAAAGAGGGACCCTCACCTGGCCTGTGTGGCTTATGAAAGAGGCCATTGTGACATGGACCTCATCAAG GTGTGCAACGAGAACTCGTTATTCAAGAGTGAGGCTCGTTATTTGGTACGGCGGAGAGACCCCGAACTTTGGGCTAATGTGTTAGAAGAAAACAACCCCTACAAGAGGCAACTCATCGATCAG GTGGTACAAACTGCTTTGTCAGAGACCCAAGACCCAGAGGAGGTATCGGTCACAGTCAAGGCATTCATGACTGCCGACCTGCCCAACGAGCTGATTGAACTGCTGGAGAAGATTGTGCTTGATAGCTCTGTTTTCAGTGAACATAG AAACCTTCAAAACCTTCTAATTTTGACCGCCATCAAGGCGGACCGCACTCGTGTGATGGAGTATGTCAATAGACTTGACAACTACGATGCCCCCGACATTGCTAATATTGCTATCAGCAATGAACTCTTTGAGGAGGCATTTGCCATTTTCAAGAAGTTTGACGTGAACACGTCAGCCGTACAG GTTTTAATAGAACACATAAGCAACCTGGATCGAGCCTATGAGTTTGCAGAGCGCTGCAATGAGGCTGCAGTGTGGAGCCAATTAGCTCGGGCCCAGCTGCAAAGAAATCTGGTTAAAGAGGCCATTGACTCATACATTAAAGCAGTGGACCCCTCAGCCTACATGGAGGTTGTTAATGCTGCCAGCAAGAACG ATAACTGGGAAGATTTGGTCAAATTCCTGCAGATGGCTCGTAAGAAAGCACGGGAATCCTACGTGGAGACAGAGCTGCTCTTTGCTTTGGCTAAAACAAATCGTCTGGCTGAGCTGGAAGAGTTTGTCAGCGGGCCCAACAATGCTCACATCCAGCAG ccagaGCTGGACGccatgccccctccagctccatgcggaccggaGTGA